One Cyprinus carpio isolate SPL01 chromosome B25, ASM1834038v1, whole genome shotgun sequence genomic region harbors:
- the LOC109082199 gene encoding kelch repeat and BTB domain-containing protein 13-like yields MDTVKVRVGDSVFETNKSLLLRECEYFRALYRSGMVECHQEEIHLRNLKAQGFIIMLAVASGERPILNGEEILEAIECAAFFQAEPLARHLQDLLNSDNCLLMYQACAIYGLLELRESSAQFIRNMYRDLQESLNKLPQELIEHVESLVPSAFVAVGSHSTCSVDELPLAATRTVCYLDEDDEEWKVLTALPVEASTSLAGLTVLDNQLYVVGGVHGVDKIPVDASFCYDVVTNTWSLLPGPRQPRYNFTLIGIEGCLYAIGGESGRTTMSSVEIYNVSTKEWSFAAPLPRPVAGVACTKAMSRIFVCLWKPMEVNEIYEYIPNQDVWVLVSTLLKHQSYGHCMVAHRDNLYVIRNGPQDDFLRCLMDCYNITTGQWTSMPGHYGNSKGALFTAVVRGDSVFTLNRTMTLEYAIAGNMWKPCKQMKGFPRNGSVWTFLLRIPKERKEVTVS; encoded by the coding sequence ATGGATACTGTCAAGGTAAGAGTTGGAGACAGTGTCTTTGAAACAAACAAGTCTCTACTGCTAAGAGAATGCGAATACTTCAGGGCACTTTACAGATCTGGGATGGTAGAGTGCCATCAAGAAGAGATTCACTTGAGGAACCTTAAAGCTCAAGGGTTCATAATCATGCTGGCCGTGGCCAGTGGTGAGAGACCTATTCTGAATGGTGAGGAGATTTTGGAAGCCATTGAATGTGCTGCTTTCTTCCAGGCTGAACCTCTTGCAAGGCATCTTCAGGATCTTCTCAACTCCGACAACTGCCTGCTCATGTACCAAGCCTGTGCCATCTATGGCTTATTGGAACTCCGTGAGAGTTCGGCACAGTTCATCCGCAATATGTATCGTGACCTGCAAGAGTCCTTGAACAAACTTCCTCAGGAGCTGATTGAACATGTGGAGTCTCTGGTTCCTAGTGCATTTGTGGCTGTGGGTTCACACTCCACATGCTCTGTGGATGAGCTTCCTCTTGCCGCCACGAGGACAGTATGTTACcttgatgaggatgatgaagaatgGAAGGTCCTCACTGCCTTGCCAGTGGAAGCCAGCACCTCTTTGGCTGGTTTGACCGTTTTGGACAACCAACTCTACGTTGTTGGAGGTGTGCACGGTGTTGACAAGATACCTGTCGATGCTAGCTTTTGCTATGATGTTGTCACCAACACCTGGAGTTTGCTGCCAGGTCCCAGACAGCCACGGTACAACTTCACCCTAATTGGGATAGAAGGTTGCCTCTACGCCATTGGAGGAGAGTCTGGAAGAACCACCATGTCCTCGGTTGAGATATATAATGTTTCCACAAAGGAGTGGAGCTTTGCAGCACCTTTACCTCGACCGGTCGCTGGGGTTGCATGCACCAAAGCTATGAGCCgaatttttgtgtgtctgtggaaGCCAATGGAGGTTAATGAAATCTACGAATACATCCCAAACCAGGATGTGTGGGTTCTGGTGAGTACACTTCTGAAGCATCAGAGCTACGGACACTGCATGGTGGCCCACAGGGACAACCTCTACGTCATACGCAATGGACCCCAAGATGACTTCCTGCGTTGTTTGATGGACTGCTACAACATCACCACTGGACAGTGGACGTCAATGCCTGGGCACTATGGGAACAGCAAAGGGGCACTGTTCACTGCTGTAGTGAGAGGGGACTCTGTGTTTACATTAAACCGCACCATGACTCTGGAGTACGCCATCGCAGGGAACATGTGGAAACCTTGTAAGCAGATGAAAGGTTTTCCCAGGAATGGATCTGTGTGGACATTTCTACTCAGGATTCCAAAGGAGAGGAAAGAAGTGACAGTGTCTTAA